The following coding sequences lie in one Megalodesulfovibrio gigas DSM 1382 = ATCC 19364 genomic window:
- a CDS encoding 2-amino-3,7-dideoxy-D-threo-hept-6-ulosonate synthase, which yields MLLGKSVRLERIFNRNTGRTIVVPLDHGVSVGPIYGLVDFKGTVNKVADGGANAVLMHKGLPRCTHRGYGRDIGLIVHLSASTSLCPFPNAKTLVGTVEDAIRLGADAVSVHVNLGDESEPKMLEDLGRICSDAAGWGMPVLAMMYARGKGIKNPYDADVVAHCARVAQELGADIIKVVYTGDVASFNKVVEACCVPVVIAGGEKMESTRDLLQMVHDSVQAGGAGLSVGRNIFQHADPVRLCQALHGIVHEDWDVDQALELVGAEG from the coding sequence ATGTTGCTCGGAAAAAGCGTCCGTCTGGAACGTATCTTCAACCGGAACACCGGCCGTACCATTGTGGTGCCCCTGGACCACGGCGTTTCCGTGGGCCCCATTTACGGGCTTGTGGACTTCAAGGGTACGGTCAATAAAGTGGCAGACGGCGGTGCCAACGCCGTGCTCATGCACAAGGGTCTGCCCCGCTGCACCCACCGCGGCTACGGGCGCGACATCGGCCTCATCGTCCATCTTTCCGCCTCCACCTCCCTGTGTCCCTTTCCCAACGCCAAGACCCTGGTGGGCACGGTGGAGGACGCCATCCGCCTGGGCGCGGACGCCGTGTCTGTGCATGTGAATCTGGGTGACGAATCCGAACCCAAGATGCTCGAAGACCTGGGCCGCATCTGCTCGGACGCCGCCGGCTGGGGCATGCCCGTGCTGGCCATGATGTACGCCCGTGGCAAGGGCATCAAAAACCCCTATGATGCCGACGTGGTGGCCCATTGCGCCCGCGTGGCCCAGGAGCTTGGCGCAGACATCATCAAGGTGGTGTACACGGGCGACGTCGCCTCCTTCAACAAGGTGGTGGAAGCCTGCTGCGTGCCGGTGGTCATTGCCGGTGGGGAGAAGATGGAGTCCACCCGGGATCTGCTCCAGATGGTGCACGACAGCGTGCAGGCCGGCGGCGCAGGCCTTTCCGTGGGCAGAAACATCTTCCAGCATGCCGATCCCGTGCGCCTGTGCCAGGCCCTGCACGGCATCGTCCATGAAGACTGGGACGTGGACCAGGCGCTTGAGCTCGTGGGAGCCGAGGGCTGA
- a CDS encoding 2-amino-3,7-dideoxy-D-threo-hept-6-ulosonate synthase, translating into MRIGKSVRLERFVNRNTNRTIIVPVDHGISIGPVEGLIDMKETVNQIAEGGASAVLMHKGLVRCGHRTRGQDIGLIIHLSASTDLSPTPNAKTLVTSVEEALKHGADAVSVHINLGDELERHMLKEAGEAAEKAADWGVPFLAMVYGRGPKIKNSFDPHIVAHCARVGMELGADIVKVPYTGDPDSFVKVVEGCCIPVVIAGGPKLDSERAFIQMAYDSVQAGGAGLSVGRNIFQHRAIRELVSALHAVVHDDATVDEALAMIPRPQ; encoded by the coding sequence ATGCGCATCGGCAAATCCGTCCGGCTTGAACGCTTCGTCAACAGGAACACCAACCGCACCATCATCGTCCCCGTGGATCACGGCATCTCCATCGGGCCTGTGGAAGGGCTCATCGACATGAAGGAGACCGTGAACCAGATTGCCGAGGGCGGCGCCAGCGCCGTGCTCATGCACAAAGGCCTGGTGCGGTGCGGGCATCGCACCCGCGGGCAGGATATCGGGCTCATCATCCATTTGTCTGCCTCCACGGATCTCTCCCCCACCCCCAACGCCAAGACCCTGGTGACCAGCGTGGAAGAAGCCCTCAAGCACGGGGCGGACGCCGTGTCCGTGCACATCAACCTGGGCGACGAGCTGGAGCGCCACATGCTCAAGGAAGCCGGCGAGGCTGCGGAAAAAGCCGCAGACTGGGGCGTGCCCTTCCTGGCCATGGTCTACGGCCGCGGCCCCAAAATCAAAAATTCCTTCGATCCCCACATAGTGGCCCACTGCGCCCGGGTGGGCATGGAGCTGGGCGCGGATATCGTCAAGGTGCCTTACACCGGCGACCCCGACTCCTTCGTCAAGGTGGTGGAAGGCTGCTGCATTCCTGTGGTCATTGCCGGCGGTCCCAAGCTGGACTCCGAGCGCGCCTTCATCCAGATGGCGTACGACAGCGTGCAGGCGGGCGGCGCGGGGCTTTCCGTGGGCCGCAACATCTTCCAGCATCGCGCCATCCGGGAACTGGTGTCTGCCCTGCATGCCGTGGTGCATGATGACGCCACCGTGGATGAAGCCCTGGCCATGATCCCCAGACCCCAATAA
- a CDS encoding 3-dehydroquinate synthase II family protein yields MKTVYFKALPYEKSLVTLALESGVDGVIVDPEHVEDVKALSRVEALTPADFTAICLTAKADEEQAVTCLMAGDKVILTKGWEIIPVENILAQSTGLGVEVDNLDQARLAAGILERGVDFLVVNPEAAPELKTIVQEIKLSQGRIELATATITAIASAGLGHRVCVDTMSVFKSGQGMLVGNSSAFTFLVNAETESNPYVAARPFRINAGAVHAYALMPGDKTCYLEEVTSGREVLIVGHDGATTVATVGRAKVEVRPMLRIDAEIKATGQKGAIFLQNAETIRLVHPGGQPVSVVTLKVGDDVLVNADAPGRHFGMRIQEQIKEH; encoded by the coding sequence ATGAAAACCGTGTACTTCAAGGCACTGCCGTACGAGAAGTCCCTGGTCACCCTGGCGCTGGAATCCGGCGTGGATGGCGTGATTGTGGATCCCGAGCACGTGGAGGACGTCAAGGCGCTGAGCCGCGTGGAAGCGCTCACCCCTGCGGATTTCACGGCCATCTGTCTCACGGCCAAGGCGGACGAGGAACAGGCCGTCACCTGTCTGATGGCCGGGGACAAGGTGATCCTGACCAAGGGCTGGGAGATCATCCCCGTGGAAAACATCCTGGCCCAGAGCACCGGCCTGGGCGTGGAGGTGGACAATCTGGATCAGGCACGTCTGGCTGCCGGCATTCTGGAACGCGGCGTGGACTTTCTGGTGGTGAACCCCGAGGCTGCGCCGGAGCTCAAGACCATCGTGCAGGAAATCAAGCTCTCCCAGGGCCGCATCGAGCTGGCCACGGCCACCATCACGGCCATCGCCTCGGCCGGGCTGGGGCATCGCGTGTGTGTGGATACCATGAGCGTCTTCAAGTCCGGCCAGGGCATGCTGGTGGGCAACTCCTCGGCCTTCACCTTTCTGGTGAATGCTGAAACCGAGTCCAACCCCTATGTGGCCGCCCGGCCCTTCCGCATCAACGCCGGCGCCGTGCACGCCTATGCCCTCATGCCCGGGGACAAAACCTGCTACCTGGAAGAAGTGACCTCCGGCCGCGAAGTGCTCATTGTGGGACACGACGGCGCCACCACCGTGGCCACCGTGGGCCGGGCCAAGGTGGAAGTGCGGCCCATGCTGCGCATCGACGCCGAAATCAAGGCCACAGGGCAGAAGGGAGCCATCTTCCTGCAGAACGCGGAGACCATCCGTCTGGTGCATCCCGGCGGTCAGCCCGTGAGCGTGGTGACCCTCAAGGTGGGCGATGACGTGTTGGTGAACGCCGACGCGCCCGGCCGCCACTTCGGCATGCGCATCCAGGAACAGATCAAGGAGCACTAG
- the pheA gene encoding prephenate dehydratase has protein sequence MPVEDKHTACAPTSTAEERMRALREQIDGLDKELLALLNRRAACSKEVGAVKAGAKDLIFKPFREKDVLEKLVQTNQALDGPLPESHLQAIYREIFSSSRSLQRPQQVAYLGPEGTFSYFAGQQYLGHSVDLTPMHDLQAVFHAVHSRECELGIIPLENSLQGTVGQSLDLFLRYEVFIQAELSSRISHCLLGTTDDIAEVEAVYSHPQPLAQCGDWLRARLPKAKYIPTESTAAAARLVAELGATGQKVAAIGHAALAEKHRLQILARSIEDLPDNWTRFVIIGASPVRQETRDKTSMLFTLPDKAGSLVRVLMVLSGLGINMKKLESRPLRGERWQYVFFVDVEADLQEASYRGALETMREHCHTLRILGSYPQGPYLEAM, from the coding sequence ATGCCAGTCGAGGACAAACACACAGCATGCGCGCCCACCTCGACTGCCGAGGAACGCATGCGCGCCCTGCGCGAGCAGATCGACGGGCTGGACAAGGAACTGCTGGCCCTGCTGAACAGGCGCGCCGCCTGCAGCAAGGAGGTGGGCGCGGTCAAGGCCGGGGCCAAGGACCTCATCTTCAAACCCTTCCGCGAAAAGGACGTGCTGGAAAAGCTCGTCCAGACCAACCAAGCCCTTGACGGCCCCTTGCCGGAATCGCACCTGCAGGCCATTTACCGGGAGATCTTCTCCTCCTCCCGCAGCCTGCAGCGGCCCCAGCAGGTGGCGTATCTGGGTCCGGAAGGCACCTTCTCCTACTTTGCCGGGCAGCAGTATCTGGGCCACAGCGTGGATCTGACGCCCATGCACGACCTGCAGGCCGTGTTCCACGCCGTGCACAGCCGGGAATGCGAGCTGGGCATCATCCCCCTGGAAAATTCCCTGCAGGGCACCGTAGGCCAGAGCCTGGATCTCTTCCTGCGGTACGAGGTCTTCATCCAGGCGGAACTCTCCAGCCGCATCTCCCATTGCCTGCTGGGCACCACGGACGACATCGCCGAGGTGGAGGCCGTGTACTCGCATCCCCAGCCCCTGGCCCAGTGCGGGGACTGGCTGCGGGCCCGCCTGCCCAAGGCAAAGTACATCCCCACGGAATCCACCGCCGCCGCCGCGCGTCTGGTGGCGGAACTGGGCGCAACCGGCCAAAAGGTCGCGGCCATCGGCCATGCCGCCCTGGCCGAGAAGCACCGACTGCAGATCCTGGCCCGGTCCATCGAGGACCTGCCAGACAACTGGACGCGCTTCGTCATCATCGGCGCGTCCCCGGTCAGGCAGGAAACGCGGGACAAGACCTCCATGCTCTTCACCCTGCCGGACAAGGCCGGGTCCCTGGTGCGGGTGCTCATGGTCCTTTCCGGCCTGGGCATCAACATGAAGAAGCTGGAATCCCGCCCCCTGCGCGGGGAGCGCTGGCAGTACGTGTTCTTCGTGGATGTGGAGGCCGACCTGCAAGAGGCCAGCTACCGCGGCGCGCTGGAAACCATGCGCGAACACTGCCACACCCTGCGCATCCTGGGCAGCTATCCCCAGGGACCATACCTGGAAGCGATGTGA
- the aroA gene encoding 3-phosphoshikimate 1-carboxyvinyltransferase, with translation MTASPTPAVVTAPASKSVSHRACLCAALAGGVSTIRNVLESEDLARTAAVLAAMGARITRQGPGAYAVTGLDGHPTGGDDTPADLDVGESGTTCRLVTAIAAAGQGRFRLHGRGRMHDRPIAPLARALESQGTVFQWEGTPGNPPCIIEAQGLAGGDVEIDLEESSQYLSGLLLAAPMAREASRIHVSGKKAVSWPYVSLTLQAMQDFGVDVTVQELQDDVWSTVEWQTLTQITPGRFRFLVAPGAYQSCDYVVEGDWSNASYFLAAGVLGAASMGPVTVQGLRRDSLQGDRAILTCLEAMGASPRWEGRTLTMEPTALHGAELDMGTCPDIVPTVAVAAAFASSPTVIRNVAHLRIKECDRLDAVATELRRIGTQVEILDDGLRILPQPVPEAVLRTGVDCLTYNDHRLAMCLSLFERRGIAVRLDTPHVVSKSFPGFWDAWKIVRTQHGASA, from the coding sequence ATGACTGCATCACCTACTCCGGCTGTTGTCACAGCCCCGGCGTCCAAATCGGTTTCGCATCGCGCCTGTCTGTGCGCCGCCCTGGCCGGGGGCGTCTCCACCATCCGCAATGTCCTGGAAAGCGAGGACCTGGCCCGTACCGCCGCCGTGCTGGCGGCCATGGGCGCACGCATCACCCGCCAGGGTCCCGGCGCCTACGCCGTGACCGGGCTGGACGGGCACCCGACAGGCGGGGACGACACGCCCGCCGATCTCGACGTGGGCGAATCCGGCACCACCTGCCGCCTGGTCACGGCCATCGCCGCCGCCGGGCAGGGCCGGTTCCGCCTGCACGGCCGCGGCCGCATGCACGACCGGCCCATCGCGCCCCTGGCCCGGGCGCTGGAATCCCAGGGGACGGTGTTCCAATGGGAAGGGACTCCCGGCAACCCGCCCTGCATCATCGAGGCGCAGGGCCTGGCCGGCGGGGATGTGGAAATCGACCTGGAAGAAAGCTCCCAGTACCTCTCGGGCCTGCTCCTGGCTGCGCCCATGGCCCGGGAGGCGAGCCGCATCCATGTCAGCGGCAAGAAGGCCGTCTCCTGGCCGTATGTCTCCCTGACCCTGCAGGCCATGCAGGATTTTGGCGTGGACGTGACCGTGCAGGAGCTGCAGGACGACGTCTGGAGCACGGTGGAGTGGCAGACGCTGACGCAGATCACCCCCGGCAGGTTCCGCTTCCTCGTCGCGCCGGGGGCCTATCAGTCCTGCGACTATGTGGTGGAGGGCGACTGGTCCAACGCCTCCTACTTCCTGGCCGCCGGGGTGCTTGGCGCGGCGTCCATGGGTCCCGTGACCGTGCAGGGACTGCGCCGGGATTCCCTCCAGGGCGACCGCGCCATCCTGACGTGCCTGGAAGCCATGGGCGCATCCCCCCGCTGGGAGGGCCGCACCCTGACCATGGAACCCACTGCCCTGCACGGGGCCGAGCTGGACATGGGCACCTGCCCGGACATTGTCCCCACCGTGGCCGTGGCGGCGGCGTTCGCGTCCTCGCCCACGGTCATCCGCAACGTGGCCCATCTGCGCATCAAGGAGTGCGACCGCCTGGACGCCGTGGCCACGGAGCTGCGGCGCATCGGCACGCAGGTGGAGATCCTGGACGACGGCCTGCGCATCCTCCCGCAGCCGGTGCCGGAAGCCGTGCTGCGCACCGGGGTGGACTGCCTGACCTACAACGATCACCGCCTGGCCATGTGCCTGTCCCTCTTCGAGCGCAGGGGCATTGCCGTGCGGCTGGATACGCCCCATGTGGTTTCCAAGAGCTTCCCCGGTTTCTGGGACGCCTGGAAAATCGTCCGCACCCAGCATGGAGCGTCCGCGTGA
- a CDS encoding prephenate dehydrogenase, with amino-acid sequence MNLPFRHLAVLGGHGQMGGLFVRRAEALGLAVQVYDQPLEAAALADRDAGLPQADLVLLAVPVTAMDAVLEAILPHLHPQTTLADVCSVKLGPMQAMLRAWNGPVVGTHPLFGPEPPEDARVALVQGDRPQDAEALARVTALFEAMGFACFRTTAEEHDRAMAAIQNLNFVTTVAYLAALSGDASLRPFLTPSFQRRLDASRKMLTQDATLFSTLFDANPYSMDLVRQYRNFLHVAAGGDMDLLIQHAQRWWEDASARSES; translated from the coding sequence GTGAACCTGCCGTTTAGACACCTGGCCGTCCTGGGCGGCCACGGGCAGATGGGCGGCTTGTTCGTCCGGCGGGCCGAAGCTCTGGGGCTGGCCGTGCAGGTGTACGACCAGCCCCTGGAGGCGGCGGCCCTGGCCGACCGGGACGCAGGCCTGCCGCAGGCGGATCTGGTGCTGCTGGCCGTGCCGGTAACGGCCATGGATGCCGTGCTGGAGGCCATCCTCCCGCACCTGCACCCGCAGACGACGCTGGCCGACGTCTGTTCGGTGAAGCTCGGCCCCATGCAGGCCATGCTGCGCGCCTGGAACGGGCCGGTGGTGGGCACGCATCCCCTCTTCGGACCGGAACCGCCCGAGGACGCCCGCGTGGCCCTGGTGCAGGGCGACCGGCCGCAGGATGCTGAGGCCCTGGCCCGCGTGACGGCGCTCTTCGAGGCCATGGGCTTTGCCTGCTTCCGGACCACGGCCGAGGAGCACGACCGGGCCATGGCTGCCATCCAGAACCTGAACTTCGTCACCACCGTGGCGTATCTGGCGGCGCTTTCGGGAGATGCGTCCCTGCGGCCGTTCCTCACGCCGTCGTTCCAGCGCCGGCTGGATGCCTCCCGCAAAATGCTCACCCAGGACGCGACGCTTTTTTCCACATTGTTCGACGCCAATCCATATTCCATGGATTTGGTGCGGCAATACCGCAACTTCCTCCACGTGGCGGCAGGCGGAGACATGGATCTGCTGATCCAGCACGCCCAACGCTGGTGGGAGGACGCATCCGCACGGAGCGAATCATGA
- a CDS encoding anthranilate synthase component I family protein, protein MEPVVLRQTGSWTAADIHTPISLFLGLVGSKQGLLLESAEVDGRLGRYSVIAWNYRLRLTCKNGLLEVACRDNRLEGLKKFEGMPYLEGLRTVMQHIRIEPDAEFADLPPICRGLYGYFGYATARLFEPKLESLIPVEAAESTLVLPGHVALFDHLFGKLCILSVVEGVKVELDSQYVNRRQDIPVHGPIMNMPEEVAYKKGVLRAKELITQGECIQVVLSTRFQASFSGEPFVLYRRLRQINPSPYMFFLRLPKVAVFGSSPEMLVRCDNGRLTTCPIAGTRPRGATEAEDKRLAEELLADPKERAEHVMLVDLGRNDLGRIATPGSVQVDRSMEVERFSHVMHMTSYVSAQLAQGKDSLDVLASCFPAGTVSGAPKVRAMEIIAELEGIARGPYAGAIGWFGLDKDRVDMDTGILIRSFWVRDGLVQWQTGAGLVYDSDPDKEWQECHNKARAQQAALAGEGVQHVLAHR, encoded by the coding sequence ATGGAACCTGTGGTATTGAGACAAACCGGGTCCTGGACGGCCGCGGACATTCATACTCCCATCAGCCTGTTCCTGGGCCTGGTGGGATCCAAGCAGGGCCTGCTGCTGGAAAGCGCCGAGGTGGACGGCCGCCTGGGCCGCTATTCGGTCATCGCCTGGAACTACCGGCTGCGCCTTACCTGCAAAAACGGCCTGCTGGAAGTGGCCTGCCGCGACAATCGCCTGGAAGGCCTGAAAAAATTCGAAGGCATGCCCTATCTGGAGGGCCTGCGCACGGTGATGCAGCACATCCGCATCGAGCCTGACGCCGAGTTCGCAGACCTGCCGCCCATCTGCCGCGGCCTGTACGGCTACTTCGGGTATGCCACGGCCCGGTTGTTTGAACCCAAGCTGGAATCCCTCATCCCTGTGGAGGCGGCGGAATCCACTCTGGTGCTGCCCGGGCATGTGGCGCTCTTCGACCACCTCTTCGGCAAGCTGTGCATCCTCAGCGTGGTGGAAGGCGTGAAGGTGGAACTGGATTCCCAGTACGTCAACCGCCGTCAGGATATTCCCGTCCACGGCCCCATCATGAACATGCCCGAGGAAGTGGCCTACAAAAAAGGCGTGCTGCGGGCCAAGGAACTCATCACCCAGGGCGAATGCATCCAGGTGGTGCTCTCCACACGCTTTCAGGCCTCCTTCTCCGGGGAACCTTTTGTGCTGTACCGGCGGCTGCGGCAGATCAACCCCTCGCCGTACATGTTCTTCCTGCGGCTGCCCAAGGTGGCGGTGTTCGGCTCCTCCCCGGAAATGCTGGTGCGCTGCGACAACGGCCGCCTGACCACCTGCCCCATCGCCGGCACGCGCCCCCGCGGCGCCACCGAGGCCGAAGACAAGCGCCTGGCCGAAGAACTGCTGGCAGACCCCAAGGAACGCGCCGAACACGTAATGCTGGTGGACCTGGGCCGCAACGACCTGGGCCGCATCGCCACGCCCGGCAGCGTGCAGGTGGATCGCAGCATGGAAGTGGAACGCTTCTCCCACGTGATGCACATGACCTCCTACGTCTCCGCGCAACTGGCCCAGGGCAAGGACAGCCTGGACGTGCTGGCCAGCTGCTTCCCGGCCGGCACCGTCTCCGGTGCGCCCAAGGTGCGGGCCATGGAGATCATCGCCGAGCTGGAAGGCATTGCCCGCGGGCCATACGCCGGGGCCATCGGCTGGTTCGGGCTGGACAAGGATCGTGTGGACATGGATACAGGCATCCTCATCCGCTCCTTCTGGGTACGCGACGGCCTCGTCCAATGGCAGACCGGCGCCGGCCTGGTCTACGATTCCGATCCGGACAAGGAATGGCAGGAGTGCCACAACAAGGCCCGCGCCCAGCAAGCCGCCCTGGCCGGCGAAGGAGTGCAGCATGTTCTTGCTCATCGATAA
- a CDS encoding anthranilate synthase component II, producing the protein MFLLIDNFDSFTYNLVQAFQKIGLEPTVVRNDRPELLDLATSPEVEMVCISPGPSHPINAGLCLQFLERLPRTTPVLGVCLGHQILGHFAGATVNVGHRIMHGKTSPIRHNDKGLFAGLPNPFEVGRYHSLLVRAEEAPALLEVTATTDEGEVMGLRYKDRPWAGVQFHPESILTPDGPQLLANFPKQLLAE; encoded by the coding sequence ATGTTCTTGCTCATCGATAATTTCGATTCGTTTACCTACAATCTCGTCCAGGCGTTTCAGAAGATCGGCCTGGAGCCCACGGTGGTGCGCAACGACCGTCCCGAGCTGCTGGATCTGGCCACCTCGCCCGAGGTGGAGATGGTCTGCATCTCTCCCGGCCCCAGCCACCCGATAAACGCCGGGCTGTGCCTGCAATTCCTGGAGCGTCTGCCCAGGACCACGCCCGTGCTCGGGGTCTGCCTGGGACACCAGATCCTCGGGCACTTCGCCGGGGCCACGGTGAACGTGGGACACCGCATCATGCATGGCAAGACGTCGCCCATCCGGCACAACGACAAGGGCCTCTTCGCCGGGCTGCCCAACCCCTTCGAGGTGGGCCGCTACCACTCCCTGCTGGTGCGGGCCGAGGAAGCGCCGGCGCTGCTGGAAGTGACGGCCACCACGGACGAGGGCGAGGTCATGGGCCTCAGATACAAGGATCGTCCCTGGGCCGGGGTGCAGTTTCACCCGGAATCCATCCTCACCCCGGATGGCCCGCAACTGCTGGCCAACTTCCCCAAACAGCTTCTGGCGGAGTAG
- the trpD gene encoding anthranilate phosphoribosyltransferase encodes MSITIAEILDALAGGATLSRHEADAAFGMLMAGQLTPTQTGALLMGLRAKGETAEEVAAAVDAALAQANMVAKRADYPVLVDTCGTGGDHSCSFNCSTAVALCMAALGYPVAKHGNRSMTGNCGSADVLEGMGMELLADAELAAAQLDERGFVFLFAPNFHPAFRHVMPARREMGIRTVFNLMGPLLNPARPSHQLVGVARPELMELMAETLALSGVARAAVVCGSGGEAGKRWDELTTFGPALVTWVVEGDLAHTELDPQDFDFPAYTPAEVAIKNREEGVARMREVLAGKGPKAMQDMCALNLGVTLHLADEESTLGDCMDKARGVIASGVAAQYLRERFGC; translated from the coding sequence ATGTCCATCACTATTGCAGAAATCCTGGATGCCCTGGCCGGGGGGGCGACGCTTTCCCGCCACGAGGCCGATGCCGCCTTCGGCATGCTCATGGCCGGCCAGCTCACCCCCACCCAGACCGGGGCCCTGCTCATGGGCCTGCGGGCCAAGGGCGAGACGGCGGAAGAAGTGGCCGCCGCCGTGGACGCCGCCCTGGCCCAGGCCAACATGGTGGCCAAACGCGCCGACTATCCCGTGCTGGTGGATACCTGCGGCACCGGCGGCGACCACAGCTGCTCCTTCAACTGCTCCACGGCCGTGGCTCTCTGTATGGCCGCCCTGGGGTATCCCGTGGCCAAGCACGGCAACCGCTCCATGACCGGCAACTGCGGCTCGGCCGACGTGCTGGAGGGCATGGGCATGGAGTTGCTGGCCGATGCGGAGCTGGCTGCCGCCCAGCTGGACGAACGCGGCTTCGTATTCCTCTTTGCCCCCAACTTCCACCCCGCCTTCAGGCACGTCATGCCGGCGCGCCGGGAGATGGGCATCCGCACCGTGTTCAATTTGATGGGTCCCCTGCTCAACCCGGCCCGACCCAGCCACCAGCTGGTGGGCGTGGCCCGGCCCGAGCTCATGGAGCTGATGGCCGAAACCCTGGCCCTGTCCGGCGTGGCCCGCGCCGCCGTGGTCTGCGGCAGCGGCGGGGAGGCGGGCAAACGCTGGGATGAGCTGACCACCTTCGGCCCGGCCCTGGTCACCTGGGTGGTGGAAGGCGATCTGGCCCACACCGAGCTGGACCCGCAGGACTTCGACTTCCCGGCCTACACCCCGGCCGAGGTGGCCATCAAAAACCGCGAAGAAGGCGTGGCCCGCATGCGCGAGGTGCTGGCCGGCAAGGGCCCCAAGGCCATGCAGGACATGTGCGCCCTGAATCTGGGCGTCACCCTGCACCTGGCCGACGAGGAATCCACCCTGGGCGATTGCATGGACAAGGCCCGCGGCGTCATCGCCTCGGGCGTGGCCGCCCAGTACCTGCGGGAGCGGTTCGGATGCTAG
- a CDS encoding indole-3-glycerol-phosphate synthase gives MLARFRQAQEPGIARLRTLAAAGALPPARPGPRLSLAAVLAAPPLAVIAEYKRASPSKGPINLALSPEDVAEQYARGGASAISVLTEEQHFQGSLQFLERMANATGLGLPLLRKDFLLDPLQLVETAATPAAAALVIVRMFETDDALAGMLRTAESLGVEAVVEIFDETDLRRARTAMGTLEQAATPRIIQVNNRDLDTLRMDMDTSARLAAFRQPGELWISASGMSRPGDLAQMRALRYDGVLVGSSLMAAPDPGSALHELLSEVRP, from the coding sequence ATGCTAGCGCGCTTCCGCCAAGCCCAGGAGCCGGGCATTGCCCGACTCAGGACCCTGGCTGCGGCCGGCGCATTGCCACCGGCCCGGCCCGGCCCGCGATTGTCCCTGGCTGCGGTGCTGGCTGCGCCGCCCCTGGCCGTCATTGCCGAATACAAACGGGCCTCGCCGTCCAAGGGGCCCATCAACCTTGCCCTGTCCCCCGAGGACGTGGCGGAGCAGTACGCCCGCGGCGGGGCCTCGGCCATCTCCGTACTCACGGAGGAGCAGCACTTCCAGGGCTCCCTGCAGTTCCTGGAGCGCATGGCCAACGCCACCGGCCTCGGCCTGCCGCTTCTGCGCAAGGACTTCCTGCTCGATCCCCTGCAACTGGTGGAGACCGCGGCCACCCCGGCGGCGGCAGCGCTGGTCATCGTGCGCATGTTCGAGACCGATGACGCCCTGGCCGGCATGCTGCGCACGGCCGAGTCCCTGGGGGTGGAGGCGGTGGTGGAGATCTTCGACGAGACGGATCTGCGCCGCGCCAGAACCGCCATGGGCACCCTGGAGCAGGCGGCCACGCCGCGCATCATCCAGGTGAACAACCGGGATCTGGACACCTTGCGCATGGATATGGACACCTCCGCCCGTCTGGCGGCCTTCCGGCAGCCGGGCGAGTTGTGGATCAGCGCCTCCGGCATGTCCCGCCCCGGGGACCTTGCCCAGATGCGAGCACTTCGGTACGACGGCGTTCTGGTCGGTTCGTCCCTCATGGCCGCGCCGGATCCAGGATCCGCCCTGCATGAACTGCTCTCGGAGGTCCGCCCGTGA
- a CDS encoding phosphoribosylanthranilate isomerase has product MYESSPCACACGDVLVKVCGITRQEDADAAIAINASLLGFIFHPASPRAMTPAKARAICTGERMRVGVFVNQTPGEILDIMDDARLHLAQLHGDQDEACCLALGRQRVMRAFWPERHANLADFEAELARFAPFCRFFLFDAGASGGGHGKSLDWAALGRLKSPRSWFLAGGLSPDNVRQAVDACNPDGVDLNSGVEAAPGIKDPAKLAAAREALCAPASNKTT; this is encoded by the coding sequence ATGTACGAAAGCTCCCCCTGCGCCTGTGCTTGTGGCGACGTGCTGGTCAAGGTCTGCGGCATCACCCGTCAGGAAGATGCCGACGCGGCCATCGCCATCAACGCGTCCCTGCTGGGATTCATCTTCCACCCCGCCAGCCCCAGGGCGATGACGCCGGCCAAGGCCAGGGCCATCTGCACCGGGGAGCGCATGCGTGTGGGAGTCTTCGTCAATCAAACCCCCGGCGAAATCCTGGACATCATGGACGACGCCCGCCTGCACCTGGCCCAGCTGCACGGCGACCAGGACGAAGCCTGTTGCCTGGCCCTGGGCCGGCAGCGGGTGATGCGCGCCTTCTGGCCCGAACGCCACGCCAACCTGGCGGACTTTGAGGCCGAGCTGGCCCGCTTTGCCCCGTTCTGCCGCTTCTTCCTGTTCGACGCCGGCGCGTCTGGCGGCGGGCACGGGAAGTCCCTGGACTGGGCGGCCCTGGGCCGGCTCAAATCGCCCCGGAGCTGGTTTCTGGCCGGGGGGCTTTCGCCGGACAACGTGCGGCAGGCCGTGGACGCCTGCAACCCCGACGGCGTGGACCTCAATTCCGGGGTGGAAGCTGCCCCCGGGATCAAGGACCCCGCCAAACTTGCCGCCGCGCGCGAGGCCCTCTGCGCGCCGGCTTCCAACAAAACAACCTGA